The genomic segment TGCATAAGCGATATACTGCATTCCTGCCGATACATTCCCCTGCGGATAACGCCGATCAGAATCGATGGAATCATACTGCTGTATGCTGATGGAGTCCTCTGCCGGCACGGAATATTCAAAATCCCTGATATATGAATGCTCTGCAATGCATATACTCGCATAGGAATCGAGTTGATATAGAGCAGTGTATCCTTTGCCGTAGTCGGATGAAAATTGATAGGTGTCAAAACACTCGTTCAGCAACGCGCCTTTTTTTGTAAGTGTGCTGCCGGTATGGTCTATAAAACTTTGATAACTGTTGGTCAATTTTGAAAGTTCCTTATATGTAGTTATATAGCTTCGTTTACATTTTTAGCTCCGTATTTTTTAAAAACGCTTCAATTCTGTTATTTCTTTTTTTAATAAATGAAATACAATTATCCATGAATTTATAGTATTCGTCAATTGATTTAGGTAAAGGATCATCATTAAAATCTACAAATGGAATAAAATATTTAATCGTATTAAAATCATCCGTAACAAGGTCCTGTAATAAAAAAAACGTACAAAATTCTTTAAAACTAACAAATAGCTTTAGATACTCATCGTATCTTTTAAAAGTATCAAATAAGGGATTATTTTTTCCTTCAAAATATCTTCTTAAACATTCCAATGTAAGATCAAAACGATCATATAATTTGGGATGAGTGCCTCTATTTTGATTAATGGTTCTTCCATCTTTCATCCTCTTAGGAAAAATCATAAACGCCCCGAATGTATGAGCGAACTTTTCGAATTCTATCTTTTTATCACCAGCTATATATGGAATAATTTCTTTTCCAATTTGATGCCTCGTCCAACATTCAGTGTATGTTGTAACGATAATATCACTTGATAAGACAATGTGATGAGAATTGATATC from the Treponema medium genome contains:
- a CDS encoding DUF6994 family protein, with the protein product MKYDTTIDVRVDSNLKDPDGYSKILNDVHKILWSKKLPNGVFFNLESKTDDDGRYILIADINSHHIVLSSDIIVTTYTECWTRHQIGKEIIPYIAGDKKIEFEKFAHTFGAFMIFPKRMKDGRTINQNRGTHPKLYDRFDLTLECLRRYFEGKNNPLFDTFKRYDEYLKLFVSFKEFCTFFLLQDLVTDDFNTIKYFIPFVDFNDDPLPKSIDEYYKFMDNCISFIKKRNNRIEAFLKNTELKM